TAGTTAAGCTTTGCTTACACAGGGGGAATACGAGAAAGTCTTACGTTAATCAATATATCCAAAAATCTAGTAAGTTAAACCTCTTATTTTATTTTTTTCCCTGTTTTAATTCATAAAGTAGATTAATTGCTTTTAAAATATCTTCTTCTGTGAAATCTAGTGTTTTTCTAAGCAGCAGCTTTGCTCGTTTCGTTCCGGACTTCTGAATCAGTTCCAGAAGTTCTTTGTCCGGTTTCTGGGTCTCCTCTGACTCCATCAGTTCAGAAGCTGGGATGTCTAATACGGTAGAAATTTTTAAAATAGTATCTAACTCAGGTATTCGTTCATTACGTTCATAACTTTCAAGAACTTGCACACCTATCCGTGATTTAAAAGATAGTTCTTCTTTAGTGAAACCTTTTAATTCCCTATACTTTTTAATGTTTTCCCCAATGGACATTTCCATCCACTCCTCCCATACCCTTATTATAGCACGCGATTCCCAAAAAGAGGTAAATGAATCACTGCTAAAAATATTGTTTTTTGCTTAAATAGAAAAGTTATGATAAAATCAATAATTGCGTGAAAAGAAACGAATAATTTATATCAGGAGTTGTATAGCATGTCAGATAAGTTTCAAGAAGGTCAAGTTTTAGAAGGAAAAGTAACTGGGATTCAGCCATATGGTGCTTTCGTTGCACTGGATGAAAAAGTACAAGGTCTTGTTCACATTTCTGAAGTAACACACGGATATGTAAAGGATATTAACGAACACCTTACAGAAGGTGACGAAGTTCAAGTTAAAATTCTAAACATCGATGAGCAAAGCAATAAATACTCTCTTTCCATTCGTGCGACTCAAGAAGCACCTAAGCAGGAGCAGCGTCGTCCGCGTAAACAGGCGCCAAAGCAGCAGCAGGAGGAAGCTTCTGCAGGGTTCAACACCCTTAAAGACAAGCTGGAAGACTGGATTAAACAATCCGATGATCGTGAAAAATTCCGCAAATAAGCAAGAGAAAACCCGTCTCGTTTAGAGTCGGGTTTTTTTATGTTAATAGCCGGAAGACTATTGGTTTTGTGGAGCTTCCCGTGTAGCATCTGTAGTTTCAGCTGCACGTGAAAAATAAATGGATATGGTGATAAGTCCACTAATTCCAACGAGCGTATAAATCACACGAGCAAAAGCTCCACTTTGTTCACCGCCGCCAAATAAGCCGGCTACAAGGTCGTATTGAAACAATCCAATAAGTCCCCAGTTTATCGCTCCGATAATAACTAGCAAAAGTGCTACTCTTTGAATCCAACTCATGATTTTGTATCCTCCTTTCAGTCATAATGTTTCTAGGTTGAGCGTTTTAGAGCAATTTTATACATAGTGCATTTCTTTTGAGAAACGGAGGTAAGTCAGGGATAATGGGAAGTGTATCGTTATTATTGGAGAGGAGAATATAGAACATGGATACATTTATGTTTCACAATCCAACAAAATTAATTTTTGGTAAAGATCAGGTAGAACAGTTGCCTGAACAGCTGCCTAAAGATACAAAAAAAGTCCTTCTCGTATATGGAGGAGGAAGCATTAAAAAGAACGGAATATATGATCAAGTCCTAAAACAGTTAGAGTCAGCCGATGTAAAAGTGCATGAGCTTGCAGGTGTTGAACCTAACCCACGCTTGACTACAGTAAGAAAAGGCGTTGATATTTGTAAAAAAGAAGGAATTGACTTTCTTCTTGCTGTAGGCGGCGGAAGTGTAATCGACTGTACGAAAACGATCGCTGCCGGTGCAAAATATGACGGAGATGCGTGGGATCTTGTAACACGCCAGGCAACTCCGGATGGTGCACTCCCCTTTGGTACAGTTCTCACGCTGGCTGCTACCGGTTCTGAAATGAACGGAGGCGCCGTAATTACAAACTGGGAAACGAATGAAAAGTATGGCTGGGGTTATGCTCCATACACTTACCCAATGTTCTCCCTTCTGGATCCGCAAAACACGATGACAGTACCAAAGGATCAGACGATTTATGGCATTGTGGACATGATGAGTCACTTATTCGAACAGTATTTCCATAATGACACTAAATCTCCCGTACAGGATGAAATGATCGAAGGAGTTTTACGCACAGTGATTAAAACAGCTCCTAAATTGCTTGATAACCTTGAATCATATGAGCATCGTGAAACCATTTTGTATTCAGGCACGCTAGCCTTAAATGGTATGCTCCAAATGGGATACCGCGGCGACTGGGCCACTCACAATATTGAACACGCGGTTTCCGCTGTATACGAT
This window of the Halobacillus sp. Marseille-Q1614 genome carries:
- a CDS encoding iron-containing alcohol dehydrogenase; this encodes MDTFMFHNPTKLIFGKDQVEQLPEQLPKDTKKVLLVYGGGSIKKNGIYDQVLKQLESADVKVHELAGVEPNPRLTTVRKGVDICKKEGIDFLLAVGGGSVIDCTKTIAAGAKYDGDAWDLVTRQATPDGALPFGTVLTLAATGSEMNGGAVITNWETNEKYGWGYAPYTYPMFSLLDPQNTMTVPKDQTIYGIVDMMSHLFEQYFHNDTKSPVQDEMIEGVLRTVIKTAPKLLDNLESYEHRETILYSGTLALNGMLQMGYRGDWATHNIEHAVSAVYDIPHAGGLAILFPNWMKHNLDVNVQRFAQLAVNVFGVDNKNSTERETAEKGIEELRSFWTSIGAPETLADYDIDDEKFDVIVNRAMKRGKFGNFTKLDEQDVKEILEMSK
- a CDS encoding helix-turn-helix domain-containing protein; the protein is MEMSIGENIKKYRELKGFTKEELSFKSRIGVQVLESYERNERIPELDTILKISTVLDIPASELMESEETQKPDKELLELIQKSGTKRAKLLLRKTLDFTEEDILKAINLLYELKQGKK
- the yugI gene encoding S1 domain-containing post-transcriptional regulator GSP13; its protein translation is MSDKFQEGQVLEGKVTGIQPYGAFVALDEKVQGLVHISEVTHGYVKDINEHLTEGDEVQVKILNIDEQSNKYSLSIRATQEAPKQEQRRPRKQAPKQQQEEASAGFNTLKDKLEDWIKQSDDREKFRK
- a CDS encoding DUF378 domain-containing protein; amino-acid sequence: MSWIQRVALLLVIIGAINWGLIGLFQYDLVAGLFGGGEQSGAFARVIYTLVGISGLITISIYFSRAAETTDATREAPQNQ